In Polaribacter sp. L3A8, a genomic segment contains:
- a CDS encoding GNAT family N-acyltransferase: protein MALVTSKEIAQVIGLHKLGFLGTFMGWILLRILRISAINRIYEKNKNKIDLDFLNGILDDCNIKFEIPEEDLKRIPKEGPFITVSNHPLGGIDGVLLLKLLIEKRDDYKIIANFLLHRVAPLKPYVMPVNPFETKKDVKSSVAGIKNALMHLKEGNPLGIFPAGEVSTYKDGKLNVDKPWEEGAVKFIKNANVPVIPIYFHAKNSRLFYFLSKISDTLRTAKLPSEVISQGGKVIKVRIGKPISVKDQDEFKDISSYSEFLRKKTYMLANPFEKAHKLLSTQNIKIKKSVKKITPQRSTDLFIKEVDALRTGEGRLLESKSYEVFFASAKEIPNLLHEIGRLREITFRAVGEGTNKEIDLDKFDKYYHHLLLWDREANCLAGAYRMGLGKAIYKKYGINGFYIQTLFRIEPELYQMMDNTIEMGRAFIIGEYQQKPMPLFLLWKGIVHVTLRYPEYKYLMGGVSISNQFSDFSKSLMIEFMKSHYYDPYIAQYIHPKKEYKVKLKDGDKDFVFDATKADMQKFDKIIDEIEPGALRIPVLIKKYVKQNARLVAFNVDPKFNNAVDGLMYIKVADIPDSTVKPVMEEFQAELERKATEMQNK, encoded by the coding sequence ATGGCATTAGTAACATCTAAAGAAATTGCGCAAGTAATTGGTTTACATAAACTTGGGTTTTTGGGAACCTTTATGGGGTGGATCCTGTTAAGAATACTTCGCATCTCTGCGATCAATAGAATATACGAAAAAAACAAAAACAAGATTGATTTAGACTTTTTAAACGGCATTTTAGATGACTGCAATATAAAATTTGAAATCCCAGAAGAAGATTTAAAAAGAATTCCTAAAGAGGGACCTTTTATTACCGTTTCTAATCATCCTTTAGGAGGTATTGATGGTGTTTTGTTATTAAAATTACTGATAGAAAAAAGAGACGATTATAAAATTATAGCCAACTTTTTATTACATAGAGTAGCACCATTAAAGCCTTATGTAATGCCTGTAAATCCTTTTGAAACTAAAAAGGATGTAAAATCTAGTGTTGCGGGTATTAAAAACGCTTTGATGCATTTAAAAGAAGGAAATCCTTTAGGTATTTTTCCTGCAGGAGAAGTATCTACTTATAAAGATGGAAAATTAAATGTAGATAAACCTTGGGAAGAGGGTGCTGTAAAATTTATTAAGAATGCAAATGTACCTGTAATTCCTATTTATTTTCACGCAAAAAATAGTCGTCTTTTTTACTTTTTATCAAAAATATCAGACACTTTACGAACAGCCAAATTACCTTCGGAAGTAATCTCTCAAGGCGGTAAAGTGATAAAAGTAAGAATAGGGAAACCAATTTCTGTTAAAGACCAAGATGAGTTTAAAGATATTTCTTCTTATTCTGAGTTTCTAAGAAAGAAAACCTACATGTTGGCAAACCCTTTTGAAAAAGCCCATAAGTTACTTTCTACACAGAACATCAAAATTAAAAAATCGGTTAAGAAAATAACGCCTCAAAGAAGTACAGATTTATTTATTAAAGAAGTAGATGCTTTAAGAACAGGAGAGGGTAGGTTACTAGAAAGTAAGAGCTACGAAGTATTTTTTGCAAGTGCCAAGGAGATTCCTAATTTGTTACATGAAATAGGTAGATTACGCGAAATTACTTTTAGAGCCGTTGGTGAAGGAACAAATAAAGAAATAGATTTAGATAAGTTTGATAAATATTATCATCATTTGTTGTTGTGGGACAGAGAAGCAAACTGTTTGGCAGGAGCCTACAGAATGGGCCTTGGTAAAGCAATCTATAAAAAATATGGTATTAATGGATTCTATATTCAAACCTTGTTTAGAATAGAACCAGAACTATATCAAATGATGGATAACACCATAGAAATGGGGCGAGCTTTCATTATTGGCGAGTATCAGCAAAAACCAATGCCGCTCTTTTTATTATGGAAAGGAATTGTACATGTTACACTACGTTATCCAGAATATAAATATTTAATGGGCGGAGTTTCTATTAGCAATCAGTTTTCAGATTTTTCAAAATCGTTAATGATAGAGTTTATGAAATCTCATTATTACGACCCATATATTGCACAATACATTCACCCGAAGAAAGAATACAAAGTAAAATTAAAAGACGGCGATAAAGATTTTGTGTTTGATGCAACCAAAGCAGACATGCAAAAGTTCGATAAAATTATTGACGAAATAGAACCAGGAGCATTAAGAATCCCTGTGTTAATTAAAAAATACGTAAAACAAAATGCACGCTTGGTGGCCTTTAATGTAGATCCTAAATTTAATAATGCGGTAGACGGTTTAATGTATATAAAAGTGGCAGACATACCAGATAGCACTGTAAAACCTGTTATGGAAGAATTTCAGGCAGAGTTAGAGCGCAAGGCTACAGAAATGCAAAATAAGTAA
- a CDS encoding glutamate-5-semialdehyde dehydrogenase: MKLLNTTIKNNVLTSMTRILDENREALLKANKRDLDAFNKEDQAMFDRLILNDQKIDGMIKAINEVKAQEDPVNQIISHKTLENGLKVTNKTAPFGTIMIIYESRPDVTVEAAVLAFKSNNRILLKGGKEAIHSNKFLVALWHKALIENKLSEDYIKFLQMDRTETQAFLKNPTEQLDLIVPRGGERLINFVKEHATCAVLISGRGNNFIYIDENAEWNKTLAVIINAKTAKISACNALDKILINKNIENYEEKLKELQAVLKERNVTILVDKSVKEILTDETVISEESVWKEEFLALKCCIGAVENLDEATEMINKYSGGHSAAIMTTNDENAESFMQQVDCAAVYKNSSTRFTDGGQLGVGAELAISTDKLHHRGPLGLKKLVTNKYYIIGDGNVRV; this comes from the coding sequence ATGAAATTATTAAATACAACCATTAAAAATAACGTATTAACAAGCATGACCAGAATTCTTGATGAAAATCGAGAAGCATTATTAAAAGCGAACAAAAGAGATTTAGATGCTTTTAATAAAGAAGATCAGGCAATGTTTGACCGTTTGATTTTAAACGATCAAAAAATTGATGGAATGATAAAAGCCATCAATGAAGTAAAAGCGCAAGAAGACCCAGTAAATCAAATTATAAGTCATAAAACTTTAGAAAACGGATTAAAAGTTACCAATAAAACGGCTCCTTTTGGCACCATTATGATTATTTACGAATCTAGACCCGATGTTACCGTAGAAGCTGCCGTTTTAGCTTTTAAATCTAATAATAGAATTTTACTAAAAGGCGGTAAAGAAGCCATACATAGTAACAAATTCTTAGTAGCTCTTTGGCACAAAGCATTAATAGAAAATAAGCTAAGTGAAGATTATATAAAGTTCTTGCAAATGGATAGAACAGAAACACAAGCGTTTTTAAAAAACCCAACAGAACAATTAGATTTAATTGTACCTAGAGGTGGCGAACGCTTAATTAATTTTGTAAAAGAACATGCAACTTGTGCCGTTTTAATTAGCGGTAGAGGAAATAACTTTATTTATATTGATGAAAATGCAGAATGGAACAAAACCTTGGCTGTTATTATTAATGCAAAAACAGCTAAAATTTCTGCTTGTAATGCGTTAGATAAAATTCTTATTAATAAAAATATAGAAAATTACGAGGAAAAATTAAAAGAGTTACAGGCTGTTTTAAAAGAAAGAAATGTAACTATTCTAGTTGATAAAAGCGTTAAAGAAATATTAACAGACGAAACTGTAATTTCTGAAGAGAGTGTTTGGAAAGAAGAATTTTTAGCATTAAAATGCTGTATTGGTGCTGTAGAGAATTTAGACGAAGCAACCGAAATGATTAATAAATATTCTGGAGGACATTCTGCAGCAATAATGACCACAAATGATGAAAATGCAGAAAGTTTTATGCAACAAGTAGATTGTGCTGCTGTGTATAAAAATTCTTCTACAAGGTTTACAGATGGAGGGCAATTAGGTGTTGGCGCAGAATTAGCTATTAGTACAGACAAATTACACCACAGAGGTCCGTTAGGGTTAAAAAAATTAGTGACCAATAAATATTATATTATTGGAGATGGTAACGTGCGTGTATAA
- the proB gene encoding glutamate 5-kinase gives MYKERIVIKVGTNVMTNRDNRIVRPVLRRLVKQVAELYERGIICILVSSGSVIAGKEVLGESNIENETQRRQVYSAIGQPRMMRHYYNIFNDYGMKCAQVLPTKRDFSPGVHRQNMINCCEGLLAEGVIPIANEDDAVSVTMSMFSDNDELASLIAQLINADKLIILTDIDGLYTGHPEAESSNLITNVNPDEDLDKYIKDSNKKPGEGRGGMGSKLDYAQEAASNNIPTYIANGKRDNTIIDIIDGKSVGTKVAL, from the coding sequence ATGTATAAAGAAAGAATAGTAATAAAAGTAGGCACCAACGTAATGACAAATAGGGATAACAGAATTGTTAGACCTGTTTTAAGACGTTTAGTAAAACAGGTTGCAGAATTATATGAACGTGGAATTATTTGTATCCTAGTTTCTTCTGGATCTGTAATTGCTGGTAAAGAAGTTTTAGGAGAATCTAATATAGAAAACGAAACACAAAGAAGACAAGTATATTCTGCCATTGGACAACCAAGAATGATGCGTCATTATTACAATATTTTTAATGATTACGGAATGAAATGTGCACAAGTTTTACCAACAAAAAGAGATTTTTCTCCGGGTGTGCATAGACAAAACATGATTAATTGTTGCGAAGGTTTATTGGCCGAAGGAGTCATCCCCATTGCCAATGAAGATGATGCAGTCTCTGTAACCATGTCTATGTTTTCTGACAATGATGAGTTGGCTAGTTTAATTGCTCAGTTAATAAATGCTGATAAATTAATTATTCTAACCGATATTGATGGATTGTATACAGGACACCCAGAAGCAGAAAGTAGTAATTTAATTACCAATGTAAATCCAGATGAAGATTTGGACAAATACATAAAAGATAGCAATAAGAAACCTGGAGAAGGTAGAGGCGGAATGGGTTCTAAATTAGATTATGCACAAGAAGCAGCCTCTAACAACATACCTACTTATATAGCAAATGGAAAAAGGGATAACACGATTATTGATATTATTGACGGAAAGTCTGTCGGTACAAAAGTGGCACTTTAA
- the proC gene encoding pyrroline-5-carboxylate reductase, with protein sequence MKILVIGAGNMGLTYAQGMSKSRLLKKKNIMVLDKSAEKLEELNQISHFDAFKELEDCVPKADIIFIAVKPYHAENLFKALKPFTKPGQVIVSIMAGVNIENIKKYSGLNKIVRAMPNLPAQIGKGLTSYVTSAEVSRIEKLTVESLLDTTGKSMEVSSEKLIDASTGISGSGPAYVFYFMQSMMEAALKMGFSKNDSSVLVSQTFTGAVELFNQSNLSPNSWMEKVASKGGTTRAALDSMEDNNVNELIKDAAFAAFNRAVEMGKEH encoded by the coding sequence ATGAAAATATTAGTAATTGGCGCAGGAAACATGGGACTAACATACGCCCAAGGAATGTCTAAATCTAGATTGTTAAAGAAAAAAAACATCATGGTTTTAGACAAATCTGCAGAAAAGCTAGAAGAATTAAACCAAATATCTCACTTTGATGCCTTTAAGGAACTAGAAGACTGTGTACCAAAAGCAGACATTATCTTTATTGCAGTAAAACCATATCATGCAGAAAACCTATTTAAAGCATTAAAACCCTTTACAAAACCGGGTCAGGTTATTGTATCTATTATGGCTGGTGTTAATATAGAAAACATCAAAAAATATTCTGGACTAAACAAAATAGTAAGAGCAATGCCAAACCTACCAGCACAAATTGGTAAAGGTTTAACCTCTTACGTAACTTCTGCAGAAGTATCTAGAATAGAAAAATTAACTGTAGAAAGCCTATTAGATACCACAGGTAAATCTATGGAAGTAAGTAGTGAAAAATTGATTGATGCATCTACAGGAATTTCTGGTAGTGGTCCCGCTTATGTATTTTACTTTATGCAAAGTATGATGGAAGCAGCCTTAAAAATGGGCTTTTCAAAAAACGATTCTTCTGTATTGGTAAGTCAGACTTTTACAGGCGCCGTAGAATTATTTAATCAATCTAACTTATCGCCAAATTCTTGGATGGAAAAAGTAGCTTCTAAAGGTGGTACTACACGTGCGGCATTAGATTCTATGGAAGATAATAATGTAAATGAATTAATTAAAGACGCTGCTTTTGCTGCTTTTAACAGGGCTGTAGAAATGGGTAAAGAACATTAG
- a CDS encoding GNAT family N-acetyltransferase: MIIKTFDSFTRMSYININKISKFLYEHLEDCENEKRAIRKSLLYAAKETSSIGGYAFIVEEKDNIIGAIIINKTGMNEYQSENLITYLAVHRDFRKQKIATKLIKKATNYCNGNLSLNIHKDNNAIELFKKNGFESKKIQMTLHK; this comes from the coding sequence ATGATAATTAAAACTTTTGATTCCTTTACAAGGATGTCATACATAAATATTAATAAAATTTCAAAATTTTTATATGAACATTTAGAAGATTGTGAAAATGAAAAAAGAGCTATTCGTAAGTCTCTTTTATATGCCGCAAAAGAAACTTCTAGCATAGGTGGTTATGCATTTATTGTAGAAGAAAAAGACAACATAATTGGCGCAATTATTATCAATAAAACAGGTATGAATGAGTATCAATCAGAAAATCTGATAACTTATCTCGCTGTTCACAGAGATTTTAGAAAACAAAAAATTGCAACAAAATTAATAAAAAAAGCAACCAATTATTGCAACGGTAACTTATCGCTAAACATACATAAGGATAATAATGCCATTGAATTATTTAAGAAAAACGGGTTTGAATCAAAAAAAATTCAAATGACATTGCACAAATAG
- a CDS encoding phage holin family protein, with amino-acid sequence MKTFLKILLTALAVIILAKILPGVSVGGYGAAIIVAIVIALLNMFVRPILIFFTLPATIVTLGLFLFVINACIILLADKLVDGFAVSGFFAALLFSVLLSVFRSALFTLLNDDNKSIEN; translated from the coding sequence ATGAAAACATTTTTAAAAATTTTATTAACAGCTTTAGCCGTAATTATTTTAGCAAAGATATTGCCAGGAGTTAGCGTAGGTGGTTATGGAGCTGCAATTATTGTTGCAATTGTAATTGCATTATTAAATATGTTTGTACGCCCAATTTTAATCTTTTTTACATTACCAGCTACTATAGTAACTTTAGGGTTATTCTTATTTGTAATTAATGCTTGCATTATTTTATTGGCAGATAAATTGGTAGATGGTTTTGCGGTATCAGGATTCTTTGCAGCCTTATTATTCAGTGTCTTACTATCTGTTTTTAGATCTGCATTGTTTACCTTATTAAATGATGACAATAAATCAATAGAAAACTAA
- the tig gene encoding trigger factor encodes MNITKENIDALNAVVKVDIVADDYQAKVTGLLEDYRKKADVPGFRKGHVPMGMIKKQYGKSIMIDEVNKLLQESLNKFITEEKLEMLGNPLPRMTEDFNWDAAVFSFEFELGLAPVFDVDLKSKEKVTQYNIVATEELLDEEVKNILTRYGKVSAIEEAAEDSNITGTFVNEEKEINKKSTFIVKDLNGDENIAKLVGAKVGDVVELGTKNLFEDAHKLQHILGVEHDVIHDLDVTVTLTVEEITKTEPAELDKELFDKLFADGSVTSVTELRDKIKEDAEKQFKQQGDQQLLNAITEHLVENTKFDLPAGFLKKWLRTAGEKPLTEEEATAEFDKSEKGLRYQLIEGKVMKDNDIKIDYTELVNYAKGFIRTQMAQFGNMNPEEKELDDIAGRILQNQEEAQKLQSQLISQKLLAFYKENMSFKSKELSYEDFIKEVYK; translated from the coding sequence ATGAATATTACAAAAGAAAACATTGATGCGTTAAACGCAGTTGTAAAAGTAGATATTGTTGCTGATGATTATCAAGCAAAAGTAACAGGTTTATTAGAAGATTATCGTAAAAAGGCAGATGTTCCTGGTTTTAGAAAAGGACATGTACCAATGGGGATGATTAAAAAGCAGTATGGTAAATCTATCATGATAGATGAAGTAAATAAGCTTTTACAAGAGTCTTTAAATAAATTTATAACAGAAGAAAAATTAGAAATGCTAGGTAATCCTTTACCTAGAATGACAGAAGATTTTAATTGGGATGCAGCCGTTTTTTCTTTTGAATTCGAATTAGGTTTAGCACCTGTTTTTGATGTAGATTTAAAATCTAAAGAAAAAGTTACACAATATAACATTGTAGCAACAGAAGAATTACTTGACGAAGAAGTTAAGAACATTCTAACTCGTTACGGAAAAGTAAGTGCAATAGAAGAAGCTGCTGAAGATTCTAATATTACAGGTACTTTTGTAAATGAAGAAAAAGAAATTAACAAAAAATCTACTTTTATAGTAAAAGACTTAAATGGTGATGAGAACATTGCTAAACTAGTTGGTGCTAAAGTTGGTGATGTAGTTGAGTTAGGTACTAAGAATTTATTTGAAGACGCTCATAAATTACAACACATTTTAGGTGTTGAGCATGACGTAATTCACGATTTAGATGTTACTGTAACTTTAACGGTAGAAGAAATTACAAAAACAGAACCAGCTGAGTTAGACAAAGAGTTGTTTGATAAATTATTTGCAGACGGAAGTGTAACTTCTGTAACTGAATTAAGAGATAAAATTAAAGAAGACGCAGAAAAGCAATTTAAGCAACAAGGAGATCAACAATTATTAAATGCAATTACAGAGCATTTAGTAGAAAACACAAAGTTTGATTTACCTGCAGGTTTCTTAAAGAAATGGTTAAGAACAGCAGGAGAAAAACCTTTAACAGAAGAAGAAGCTACTGCAGAATTTGATAAATCAGAAAAAGGATTACGTTACCAATTAATTGAAGGTAAAGTAATGAAAGATAATGATATTAAAATAGATTATACAGAATTGGTAAACTATGCAAAAGGATTTATCCGTACGCAAATGGCTCAATTTGGTAACATGAATCCAGAAGAAAAAGAATTGGATGATATTGCTGGTAGAATCTTACAAAACCAAGAAGAAGCTCAGAAATTACAATCTCAATTAATCAGTCAGAAATTATTGGCTTTTTACAAAGAGAACATGAGTTTTAAATCGAAAGAACTTTCTTACGAAGACTTTATTAAAGAAGTGTATAAATAA
- the clpP gene encoding ATP-dependent Clp endopeptidase proteolytic subunit ClpP, producing MDYGKEFEKYATKHHGINSNYYGKITSSVTPYIMEERQMNITQMDVFSRLMMDRIIFLGTGINDQVANIIQAQLLFLESVDANKDISIYINSPGGGVYAGLGIYDTMQFIKPDVATICTGMAASMGAVLMCAGAAGKRSALPHSRVMIHQPLGGAQGQASDIEITAREIIKLKGELYDIIANHSGQSVEKVHNDSDRDYWMKADEAKAYGMIDEVLARKK from the coding sequence ATGGATTACGGAAAAGAGTTCGAAAAATACGCAACAAAACATCACGGAATTAACAGCAACTATTACGGTAAGATTACAAGTAGTGTAACGCCATATATTATGGAAGAGCGCCAGATGAACATTACACAAATGGATGTTTTTTCTCGTTTAATGATGGATAGAATTATCTTTTTAGGAACAGGAATTAATGACCAAGTAGCAAACATTATTCAAGCACAATTATTGTTCTTAGAAAGTGTAGATGCTAATAAAGATATATCAATTTACATCAATTCTCCAGGAGGAGGCGTTTACGCAGGTTTAGGTATTTATGATACTATGCAGTTTATAAAACCAGATGTAGCAACAATTTGTACAGGTATGGCAGCTTCTATGGGAGCCGTTTTAATGTGTGCAGGAGCAGCAGGTAAACGTTCTGCATTACCACACTCTAGAGTAATGATTCACCAACCTTTAGGTGGCGCACAAGGGCAAGCTTCAGATATCGAAATTACTGCAAGAGAAATTATAAAGTTAAAAGGAGAGTTGTATGATATTATTGCAAACCACTCTGGTCAATCTGTAGAAAAAGTACACAATGATTCTGATAGAGATTATTGGATGAAAGCAGACGAAGCAAAAGCTTACGGAATGATTGATGAAGTTTTAGCAAGAAAGAAGTAA
- the clpX gene encoding ATP-dependent Clp protease ATP-binding subunit ClpX — MSKEENLECSFCGRKKAETDLLIAGMDAHICDKCIEQAHGIVEEEISDAKSGDLSKDLMLKKPKEIKEFLDQYIIGQLETKRAMAVAVYNHYKRLLQKKDEEDDVEIEKSNIVLVGETGTGKTLVAKTIARMLNIPFAIVDATVLTQAGYVGEDVESILSKLLQAADYDVEKAQRGIIFIDEIDKIARKGDNPSITRDVSGEGVQQALLKLLEGTVVNVAPKGGRKHPEQKFIEVDTKEILFIAGGAFSGIERYISKRLNMQAVGFGASLDDDKVDEENLLQYIIPSDLKAFGLIPEIIGRLPVLSYMNPLDAKTLRAILTEPKNAIIKQYSKLFTMDDVAFSIEEEALNYIVEKAVEYKLGARGLRSLCEAIFTDAMFDLPSSNEKEFNVTKEYAEAKLSNSTLKKLKAAS; from the coding sequence ATGTCAAAAGAAGAAAATTTAGAGTGTTCGTTTTGCGGACGAAAAAAAGCAGAAACAGACTTGCTGATTGCAGGGATGGATGCTCATATTTGCGATAAATGTATAGAGCAAGCACACGGTATTGTAGAAGAAGAAATTTCTGATGCAAAATCTGGCGACTTGTCTAAAGATTTAATGCTAAAAAAGCCAAAGGAAATAAAAGAATTCTTAGATCAATACATTATTGGTCAATTAGAAACTAAAAGAGCCATGGCTGTTGCTGTTTATAATCACTACAAAAGATTATTACAGAAAAAAGACGAAGAAGATGATGTAGAGATAGAAAAATCTAACATTGTTTTAGTAGGAGAAACCGGTACAGGGAAAACTTTAGTTGCAAAAACAATTGCAAGAATGCTAAACATTCCTTTTGCTATTGTAGATGCAACCGTTTTAACACAAGCAGGTTATGTTGGTGAAGATGTAGAAAGCATTTTAAGTAAATTATTGCAAGCTGCAGACTACGATGTAGAAAAAGCACAAAGAGGTATTATCTTTATCGATGAAATTGATAAAATTGCAAGAAAAGGAGACAATCCTTCTATTACAAGAGATGTTTCTGGAGAAGGTGTACAGCAAGCTTTATTAAAATTATTAGAAGGTACAGTTGTAAATGTTGCACCTAAAGGTGGAAGAAAACACCCAGAGCAAAAATTTATAGAAGTAGATACTAAAGAGATTTTATTTATTGCTGGTGGTGCATTTTCTGGTATCGAAAGATATATAAGTAAGCGTTTAAATATGCAAGCTGTAGGTTTTGGAGCATCTTTAGATGATGATAAAGTAGATGAAGAAAACTTGTTACAATACATTATCCCTTCAGATTTAAAAGCATTTGGTTTAATTCCAGAAATTATTGGACGATTACCAGTTTTAAGCTACATGAATCCTTTAGACGCTAAAACGTTAAGAGCTATTTTAACAGAACCTAAAAATGCTATAATTAAGCAATACTCTAAGTTATTTACAATGGATGATGTTGCCTTTTCTATAGAAGAAGAAGCCTTAAATTATATTGTAGAAAAAGCAGTTGAATATAAATTAGGCGCAAGAGGATTGCGTTCTTTATGCGAAGCAATTTTTACAGACGCAATGTTTGATTTACCAAGTTCTAACGAAAAAGAATTTAATGTAACCAAAGAATATGCAGAAGCAAAATTATCAAACTCAACATTAAAGAAATTAAAGGCAGCTTCTTAA